From a single Arachnia propionica genomic region:
- a CDS encoding PadR family transcriptional regulator, translating to MSMSRPAFWILAVLAGGRRHGYQIMREAALSSEGLVTLKPTTLYAALERLERDGAIQQDGEEIVDGRVRRYYRITEDGKRLLGAETTVLERSARTARANLGPAWGQTAPRLTGA from the coding sequence ATGTCCATGTCACGACCGGCGTTCTGGATTCTGGCGGTGCTCGCGGGCGGGCGTCGCCACGGGTACCAGATCATGCGGGAGGCTGCCCTGTCCTCCGAGGGCCTCGTCACCCTCAAACCGACCACTCTCTACGCCGCCCTGGAGCGGCTCGAACGCGACGGAGCGATCCAGCAGGACGGGGAGGAGATCGTCGACGGTCGCGTGCGGCGTTACTACCGCATCACCGAGGACGGGAAGCGTCTCCTGGGTGCGGAAACCACCGTGCTGGAGCGGTCCGCACGGACGGCGCGCGCCAATCTGGGGCCTGCGTGGGGACAGACGGCGCCGCGGCTGACCGGGGCGTGA